The sequence TTAGCCAAAATCGGGGCGGTGGTTATAAGTGGGGGAGCACTAGGCGTAGACATCATCGCTCAAAAAAACGCCCTACCCGCCACGATCATGCTCGCCCCCTGCTCCTTAGAGCGCATTTACCCACCTAGCAACGCCCAAGTCATTAAAGAAATTGCCAAAGAGGGGCTGATTTTAAGCGAATACACTAAGGATTTGCAGCCCCACCGCTACACCTTTTTAGAGCGCAACCGCTTGGTTATTGCCTTAAGTGATGTCGTCGTTATCCCCGAAGCACAAGAAAACAGCGGGTCTATGGCGAGTGCAAGATTAGCCCAAGAATTAAACAAGCCCTTATTTGTCCTACCCCAAAGGCTCTTTGAGAGCCCGGGCACAAATGCTCTTTTAGCGCAAAATAAAGCCCAAGCCATTTACGACATAGTGGAGTTCGTGGGAGATTTAGCTAGGGATTTTGGCTTAAGCCTACCGGTTGCAAAAACCCAAAGCACAAATACAGACTTTTTAGAGTTTTGCCAAAAGTCCCCTAGCTTTGAAGAAGCCTATGCGGTGTTTGGGGATTTACTGCTCGAGCAAGAGCTCTTGGGCGTGGTGAAAAGAGAAAACGGGCGAGTGGTGGTGCTGTGATTTTGGCGTGCGACATTGGCTTAAAACGCATTGGCTTGGCTATGAGCGTGCAGGGCATTATCTTGCCTTTAGAGCCGATTTTACGCTTTAATCGTAAACAAGCCAGTCAAGAGTTGCAAGCCCTCTTAGACACCAAAAAGCCTTCTTGCCTTGTGGTGGGCTTGCCCCCTGAAAACTACGCCGACACACGCAAACGCATTCTGCACTTTGTGGGGCTTTTAAACTTTGCCCCTGTAGTGTTTGTCAATGAGTGCAACACCAGCCTAGATGCCCTAGAGCACACCCACCACCTCAAGACACAAAAACGCCAA is a genomic window of Helicobacter sp. NHP19-012 containing:
- the dprA gene encoding DNA-processing protein DprA; this translates as MQSHFTPKPLDFLPLSFKALKNPPKLLHYVGELRHLQAPLKVALVGTRKPTTYTQQCTATLARELAKIGAVVISGGALGVDIIAQKNALPATIMLAPCSLERIYPPSNAQVIKEIAKEGLILSEYTKDLQPHRYTFLERNRLVIALSDVVVIPEAQENSGSMASARLAQELNKPLFVLPQRLFESPGTNALLAQNKAQAIYDIVEFVGDLARDFGLSLPVAKTQSTNTDFLEFCQKSPSFEEAYAVFGDLLLEQELLGVVKRENGRVVVL
- the ruvX gene encoding Holliday junction resolvase RuvX, which encodes MILACDIGLKRIGLAMSVQGIILPLEPILRFNRKQASQELQALLDTKKPSCLVVGLPPENYADTRKRILHFVGLLNFAPVVFVNECNTSLDALEHTHHLKTQKRQKARKDGTLDSLAACEILKRYHEMLV